The following proteins are encoded in a genomic region of Clarias gariepinus isolate MV-2021 ecotype Netherlands chromosome 12, CGAR_prim_01v2, whole genome shotgun sequence:
- the LOC128533940 gene encoding myelin-associated glycoprotein-like isoform X1, whose protein sequence is MKSAEKLIIICFLFKAVLCSKFSISLPGSVEALRGLCVLIPCSFQIDGQYDTQLQGDTTGIWTKDSTDHQTNTVFNSKIPEQNKIKGEIIGDLRMKNCTTVFYNISESDRGDYYFRIETPGTLKYTYNSPSVSVRVRDSIRLYKEDQGEVEDLNEVMEGTSVRIICSAPSPPCLLKSSTVKRNFLPEERRQEQNHNTSFSSPQLNFNATHLHHGQDFTCTATYWLQNKTISVQSSLTLHVLYGPRNTSVSASPSASVVLGSSVSLSCSSDANPAVLNYTWYRENGEQIGTGDHLTINTTDSTHSGLYYCRAQNQHGDHNSSVYLDVQYAPQVSPSSSCSITQDLIMCSCEVHGNPSPKLKWRLSNQHSPTSRDESVNNTTLRSFISISQSFTHMLTVQCVGSSRLGTDTQIFYIIKMVHHSAKEHRHTAGLYLGLSVVLLVSLGVIGFLIYRLKQLSRKIKVLEGGDTYASLQLSAVQNSEYETLQTNREGRETKNKD, encoded by the exons ATGAAATCAGCAGAGAAACTCAtcatcatttgttttctgtttaaag ctgTTTTGTGCAGTAAATTCTCCATCAGTCTACCAGGGAGTGTAGAAGCTCTGAGAGGACTCTGTGTTCTCATACCCTGCAGTTTTCAGATTGACGGACAATATGACACACAGCTCCAGGGAGATACTACAGGAATCTGGACAAAAGACAGCACTGACCATCAAACAAACACAGTCTTTAACTCTAAAATCCCTGAACAGAACAAGATTAAAGGTGAAATTATAGGAGACCTCCGCATGAAGAACTGCACCACTGTCTTCTACAACATCAGTGAGAGTGACAGAGGAGATTATTACTTTAGAATAGAAACTCCAGGAACACTGAAATACACTTATAATTCTCCATCAGTATCTGTAAGAGTGAGAG ACTCAATAAGACTGTATAAGGAGGATCAGGGGGAGGTGGAGGACCTAAATGAGGTGATGGAGGGAACTTCAGTGAGGATCATTTGCTCTGCTCCATCTCCTCCATGTCTCTTAAAGTCTTCCACTGTTAAAAGGAACTTCCTGCCTGAGGAGAGAAGACAGGAGCAGAACCACAACACCAGCTTCAGCTCCCCTCAGCTGAACTTCAACGCTACTCACCTGCATCATGGACAGGATTTCACCtgcactgccacctactggctCCAGAACAAAACTATATCAGTACAGAGCTCTCTTACACTCCATGTTCTGT ATGGTCCTAGAAACACATCAGTATCAGCATCTCCATCTGCTTCAGTAGTTTTGGGCAGTTCAGTGTCTCTGAGTTGCAGCAGTGATGCAAACCCAGCAGTGCTGAACTACACCTGGTACAGAGAGAACGGAGAGCAGATAGGAACCGGAGACCATCTCACCATCAACACCACTGATTCTACACACAGTGGTTTATACTACTGTAGAGCTCAAAACCAGCATGGAGATCACAACTCATCTGTCTACCTGGATGTGCAGT atGCTCCTCAGGTCTCTCCTTCCTCCAGCTGTAGCATCACTCAGGATTTGATAATGTGTTCTTGTGAGGTTCATGGAAATCCATCTCCCAAACTGAAATGGCGTCTCTCTAATCAACATTCTCCCACCAGCAGGGACGAGTCTGTTAACAACACAACCTTAAGAAGCTTCATTTCCATCAGTcagtcatttacacacatgctcACTGTGCAGTGTGTTGGCTCCAGTAGGCTGGGCACTGACACACAGATCTTCTACATAATTAAAATGGTTCATCACTCTGCAAAAg aacacagacacactgcagGACTTTACCTGGGTCTCTCTGTGGTTCTCCTTGTGTCTCTTGGTGTTATTGGATTTCTCATCTACAGATTAAAACA
- the LOC128533940 gene encoding myelin-associated glycoprotein-like isoform X2 has protein sequence MKSAEKLIIICFLFKAVLCSKFSISLPGSVEALRGLCVLIPCSFQIDGQYDTQLQGDTTGIWTKDSTDHQTNTVFNSKIPEQNKIKGEIIGDLRMKNCTTVFYNISESDRGDYYFRIETPGTLKYTYNSPSVSVRVRDSIRLYKEDQGEVEDLNEVMEGTSVRIICSAPSPPCLLKSSTVKRNFLPEERRQEQNHNTSFSSPQLNFNATHLHHGQDFTCTATYWLQNKTISVQSSLTLHVLYGPRNTSVSASPSASVVLGSSVSLSCSSDANPAVLNYTWYRENGEQIGTGDHLTINTTDSTHSGLYYCRAQNQHGDHNSSVYLDVQYAPQVSPSSSCSITQDLIMCSCEVHGNPSPKLKWRLSNQHSPTSRDESVNNTTLRSFISISQSFTHMLTVQCVGSSRLGTDTQIFYIIKMVHHSAKEHRHTAGLYLGLSVVLLVSLGVIGFLIYRLKQLSRKIKQNSLSNLLIQRNPIL, from the exons ATGAAATCAGCAGAGAAACTCAtcatcatttgttttctgtttaaag ctgTTTTGTGCAGTAAATTCTCCATCAGTCTACCAGGGAGTGTAGAAGCTCTGAGAGGACTCTGTGTTCTCATACCCTGCAGTTTTCAGATTGACGGACAATATGACACACAGCTCCAGGGAGATACTACAGGAATCTGGACAAAAGACAGCACTGACCATCAAACAAACACAGTCTTTAACTCTAAAATCCCTGAACAGAACAAGATTAAAGGTGAAATTATAGGAGACCTCCGCATGAAGAACTGCACCACTGTCTTCTACAACATCAGTGAGAGTGACAGAGGAGATTATTACTTTAGAATAGAAACTCCAGGAACACTGAAATACACTTATAATTCTCCATCAGTATCTGTAAGAGTGAGAG ACTCAATAAGACTGTATAAGGAGGATCAGGGGGAGGTGGAGGACCTAAATGAGGTGATGGAGGGAACTTCAGTGAGGATCATTTGCTCTGCTCCATCTCCTCCATGTCTCTTAAAGTCTTCCACTGTTAAAAGGAACTTCCTGCCTGAGGAGAGAAGACAGGAGCAGAACCACAACACCAGCTTCAGCTCCCCTCAGCTGAACTTCAACGCTACTCACCTGCATCATGGACAGGATTTCACCtgcactgccacctactggctCCAGAACAAAACTATATCAGTACAGAGCTCTCTTACACTCCATGTTCTGT ATGGTCCTAGAAACACATCAGTATCAGCATCTCCATCTGCTTCAGTAGTTTTGGGCAGTTCAGTGTCTCTGAGTTGCAGCAGTGATGCAAACCCAGCAGTGCTGAACTACACCTGGTACAGAGAGAACGGAGAGCAGATAGGAACCGGAGACCATCTCACCATCAACACCACTGATTCTACACACAGTGGTTTATACTACTGTAGAGCTCAAAACCAGCATGGAGATCACAACTCATCTGTCTACCTGGATGTGCAGT atGCTCCTCAGGTCTCTCCTTCCTCCAGCTGTAGCATCACTCAGGATTTGATAATGTGTTCTTGTGAGGTTCATGGAAATCCATCTCCCAAACTGAAATGGCGTCTCTCTAATCAACATTCTCCCACCAGCAGGGACGAGTCTGTTAACAACACAACCTTAAGAAGCTTCATTTCCATCAGTcagtcatttacacacatgctcACTGTGCAGTGTGTTGGCTCCAGTAGGCTGGGCACTGACACACAGATCTTCTACATAATTAAAATGGTTCATCACTCTGCAAAAg aacacagacacactgcagGACTTTACCTGGGTCTCTCTGTGGTTCTCCTTGTGTCTCTTGGTGTTATTGGATTTCTCATCTACAGATTAAAACA
- the LOC128533940 gene encoding myelin-associated glycoprotein-like isoform X3 translates to MKSAEKLIIICFLFKAVLCSKFSISLPGSVEALRGLCVLIPCSFQIDGQYDTQLQGDTTGIWTKDSTDHQTNTVFNSKIPEQNKIKGEIIGDLRMKNCTTVFYNISESDRGDYYFRIETPGTLKYTYNSPSVSVRVRDSIRLYKEDQGEVEDLNEVMEGTSVRIICSAPSPPCLLKSSTVKRNFLPEERRQEQNHNTSFSSPQLNFNATHLHHGQDFTCTATYWLQNKTISVQSSLTLHVLYGPRNTSVSASPSASVVLGSSVSLSCSSDANPAVLNYTWYRENGEQIGTGDHLTINTTDSTHSGLYYCRAQNQHGDHNSSVYLDVQYAPQVSPSSSCSITQDLIMCSCEVHGNPSPKLKWRLSNQHSPTSRDESVNNTTLRSFISISQSFTHMLTVQCVGSSRLGTDTQIFYIIKMVHHSAKEHRHTAGLYLGLSVVLLVSLGVIGFLIYRLKQLSRKIKNSLSNLLIQRNPIL, encoded by the exons ATGAAATCAGCAGAGAAACTCAtcatcatttgttttctgtttaaag ctgTTTTGTGCAGTAAATTCTCCATCAGTCTACCAGGGAGTGTAGAAGCTCTGAGAGGACTCTGTGTTCTCATACCCTGCAGTTTTCAGATTGACGGACAATATGACACACAGCTCCAGGGAGATACTACAGGAATCTGGACAAAAGACAGCACTGACCATCAAACAAACACAGTCTTTAACTCTAAAATCCCTGAACAGAACAAGATTAAAGGTGAAATTATAGGAGACCTCCGCATGAAGAACTGCACCACTGTCTTCTACAACATCAGTGAGAGTGACAGAGGAGATTATTACTTTAGAATAGAAACTCCAGGAACACTGAAATACACTTATAATTCTCCATCAGTATCTGTAAGAGTGAGAG ACTCAATAAGACTGTATAAGGAGGATCAGGGGGAGGTGGAGGACCTAAATGAGGTGATGGAGGGAACTTCAGTGAGGATCATTTGCTCTGCTCCATCTCCTCCATGTCTCTTAAAGTCTTCCACTGTTAAAAGGAACTTCCTGCCTGAGGAGAGAAGACAGGAGCAGAACCACAACACCAGCTTCAGCTCCCCTCAGCTGAACTTCAACGCTACTCACCTGCATCATGGACAGGATTTCACCtgcactgccacctactggctCCAGAACAAAACTATATCAGTACAGAGCTCTCTTACACTCCATGTTCTGT ATGGTCCTAGAAACACATCAGTATCAGCATCTCCATCTGCTTCAGTAGTTTTGGGCAGTTCAGTGTCTCTGAGTTGCAGCAGTGATGCAAACCCAGCAGTGCTGAACTACACCTGGTACAGAGAGAACGGAGAGCAGATAGGAACCGGAGACCATCTCACCATCAACACCACTGATTCTACACACAGTGGTTTATACTACTGTAGAGCTCAAAACCAGCATGGAGATCACAACTCATCTGTCTACCTGGATGTGCAGT atGCTCCTCAGGTCTCTCCTTCCTCCAGCTGTAGCATCACTCAGGATTTGATAATGTGTTCTTGTGAGGTTCATGGAAATCCATCTCCCAAACTGAAATGGCGTCTCTCTAATCAACATTCTCCCACCAGCAGGGACGAGTCTGTTAACAACACAACCTTAAGAAGCTTCATTTCCATCAGTcagtcatttacacacatgctcACTGTGCAGTGTGTTGGCTCCAGTAGGCTGGGCACTGACACACAGATCTTCTACATAATTAAAATGGTTCATCACTCTGCAAAAg aacacagacacactgcagGACTTTACCTGGGTCTCTCTGTGGTTCTCCTTGTGTCTCTTGGTGTTATTGGATTTCTCATCTACAGATTAAAACA
- the LOC128533940 gene encoding myelin-associated glycoprotein-like isoform X4, with amino-acid sequence MKSAEKLIIICFLFKAVLCSKFSISLPGSVEALRGLCVLIPCSFQIDGQYDTQLQGDTTGIWTKDSTDHQTNTVFNSKIPEQNKIKGEIIGDLRMKNCTTVFYNISESDRGDYYFRIETPGTLKYTYNSPSVSVRVRDSIRLYKEDQGEVEDLNEVMEGTSVRIICSAPSPPCLLKSSTVKRNFLPEERRQEQNHNTSFSSPQLNFNATHLHHGQDFTCTATYWLQNKTISVQSSLTLHVLYGPRNTSVSASPSASVVLGSSVSLSCSSDANPAVLNYTWYRENGEQIGTGDHLTINTTDSTHSGLYYCRAQNQHGDHNSSVYLDVQYGPTNTLVSASPSASVVLGSSVSLSCSSDANPAVLNYTWYRENGEQKGTGDHLTINTTDSTHSGLYYCRAQNQYGDHNSSVYLDVQYAPQVSPSSSCSITQDLIMCSCEVHGNPSPKLKWRLSNQHSPTSRDESVNNTTLRSFISISQSFTHMLTVQCVGSSRLGTDTQIFYIIKMVHHSAKEHRHTAGLYLGLSVVLLVSLGVIGFLIYRLKQLSRKIKVLEGGDTYASLQLSAVQNSEYETLQTNREGRETKNKD; translated from the exons ATGAAATCAGCAGAGAAACTCAtcatcatttgttttctgtttaaag ctgTTTTGTGCAGTAAATTCTCCATCAGTCTACCAGGGAGTGTAGAAGCTCTGAGAGGACTCTGTGTTCTCATACCCTGCAGTTTTCAGATTGACGGACAATATGACACACAGCTCCAGGGAGATACTACAGGAATCTGGACAAAAGACAGCACTGACCATCAAACAAACACAGTCTTTAACTCTAAAATCCCTGAACAGAACAAGATTAAAGGTGAAATTATAGGAGACCTCCGCATGAAGAACTGCACCACTGTCTTCTACAACATCAGTGAGAGTGACAGAGGAGATTATTACTTTAGAATAGAAACTCCAGGAACACTGAAATACACTTATAATTCTCCATCAGTATCTGTAAGAGTGAGAG ACTCAATAAGACTGTATAAGGAGGATCAGGGGGAGGTGGAGGACCTAAATGAGGTGATGGAGGGAACTTCAGTGAGGATCATTTGCTCTGCTCCATCTCCTCCATGTCTCTTAAAGTCTTCCACTGTTAAAAGGAACTTCCTGCCTGAGGAGAGAAGACAGGAGCAGAACCACAACACCAGCTTCAGCTCCCCTCAGCTGAACTTCAACGCTACTCACCTGCATCATGGACAGGATTTCACCtgcactgccacctactggctCCAGAACAAAACTATATCAGTACAGAGCTCTCTTACACTCCATGTTCTGT ATGGTCCTAGAAACACATCAGTATCAGCATCTCCATCTGCTTCAGTAGTTTTGGGCAGTTCAGTGTCTCTGAGTTGCAGCAGTGATGCAAACCCAGCAGTGCTGAACTACACCTGGTACAGAGAGAACGGAGAGCAGATAGGAACCGGAGACCATCTCACCATCAACACCACTGATTCTACACACAGTGGTTTATACTACTGTAGAGCTCAAAACCAGCATGGAGATCACAACTCATCTGTCTACCTGGATGTGCAGT ATGGTCCTACAAACACATTAGTATCAGCATCTCCATCTGCTTCTGTGGTTTTGGGCAGTTCAGTGTCTCTGAGTTGCAGCAGTGATGCAAACCCAGCAGTGCTGAACTACACCTGGTACAGAGAGAACGGGGAGCAGAAAGGAACTGGAGACCATCTCACCATCAACACCACTGATTCTACACACAGTGGTTTATACTACTGTAGAGCTCAAAACCAGTACGGAGATCACAACTCATCTGTCTACCTGGATGTGCAGT atGCTCCTCAGGTCTCTCCTTCCTCCAGCTGTAGCATCACTCAGGATTTGATAATGTGTTCTTGTGAGGTTCATGGAAATCCATCTCCCAAACTGAAATGGCGTCTCTCTAATCAACATTCTCCCACCAGCAGGGACGAGTCTGTTAACAACACAACCTTAAGAAGCTTCATTTCCATCAGTcagtcatttacacacatgctcACTGTGCAGTGTGTTGGCTCCAGTAGGCTGGGCACTGACACACAGATCTTCTACATAATTAAAATGGTTCATCACTCTGCAAAAg aacacagacacactgcagGACTTTACCTGGGTCTCTCTGTGGTTCTCCTTGTGTCTCTTGGTGTTATTGGATTTCTCATCTACAGATTAAAACA